The bacterium genome has a segment encoding these proteins:
- a CDS encoding MBL fold metallo-hydrolase, which yields MNRRKFLANTARLALLALAESANGNFLHANSSELRVQRLSWAGIKLEIPSVTLFIDPLINTGVWGDALKQPIVPIEASTKQRHVLVTHLHPDHFDVQAAKQVLNEDGNLYCHIDSAAIVASRGVRVRGVKLWEPILVGDFTITAVPAVDGYDDVQVSWVVAGAGRKIIHCGDTMMHGAYWKIGRHLGPFDAAFLPINGAKFRWRPPQSEVPSVMTPEQAVAAGVVMGAKMVIPIHYGISGADGYEEYAHAEAAFIEIARKRNLPVAILQPGEWVQWKL from the coding sequence ATGAACCGACGAAAGTTTCTTGCAAACACCGCGCGGCTGGCACTACTCGCATTGGCTGAAAGTGCAAACGGGAATTTTCTTCATGCCAACAGTTCTGAGCTTAGAGTTCAACGGCTCTCCTGGGCCGGCATTAAACTAGAAATCCCTTCGGTTACTCTGTTCATTGATCCGTTGATCAACACCGGCGTTTGGGGTGATGCTTTGAAGCAGCCGATCGTTCCCATTGAAGCATCGACAAAACAGAGACATGTGCTCGTCACTCATTTGCATCCGGACCATTTTGATGTTCAGGCAGCAAAACAGGTTTTGAATGAAGACGGCAACCTGTACTGTCATATCGACAGTGCCGCGATCGTCGCGTCGCGAGGCGTTCGGGTTCGAGGAGTAAAACTATGGGAGCCGATTTTGGTGGGAGACTTCACGATCACGGCTGTGCCGGCGGTCGATGGCTATGACGACGTTCAGGTTTCCTGGGTTGTCGCAGGCGCTGGAAGGAAAATCATACATTGTGGAGACACCATGATGCACGGCGCTTACTGGAAGATCGGTAGACATCTCGGACCTTTTGACGCTGCGTTCCTTCCAATAAATGGCGCGAAGTTCCGATGGCGCCCTCCACAAAGCGAGGTTCCATCAGTGATGACGCCGGAGCAAGCAGTGGCAGCTGGAGTAGTGATGGGCGCAAAAATGGTTATTCCAATCCACTATGGAATTTCCGGCGCCGACGGATATGAGGAATATGCCCACGCTGAAGCCGCATTCATTGAAATTGCAAGGAAACGAAATCTGCCGGTTGCAATCCTCCAACCCGGCGAATGGGTTCAATGGAAGCTGTGA